A stretch of Crossiella cryophila DNA encodes these proteins:
- a CDS encoding APC family permease: MTIPLARRLGTADAVTIGLAAMIGAGVFSALGPAAAAAGAGLLPALALAALIAYCNATSTLRLALRYPTSGGAYVYGRERLGALWGNLAGWCFVLGKTASCAAMALTVGQYLWPAHARPVAVAAVLGLTALNYFGVQRGARLARVIVAIVLVCLVALGVLALTTGAPQAERLVPHSPTGVLTAAALLFFAFAGYARIATLGEEVRDPRRTLTRAVPLALAIALAVYTLLAVAALATVGAQGLAASPAPLRTVLEITPLREYGWVISILGAIAALGALLALVLGVSRTAFAMARDGNLPRLLAAVHPRHQVPHRAEVVVGLLAATAAATLDLRQAIAFSSFGVLLYYAVANAAAWTLEPEFRPARWIPIAGLVGCVLLAGVLIWGGGAW; the protein is encoded by the coding sequence GTGACCATACCCCTGGCCCGCCGCCTCGGCACCGCTGACGCGGTGACCATCGGCCTGGCCGCGATGATCGGCGCCGGCGTGTTCAGCGCCCTGGGCCCGGCCGCCGCGGCCGCGGGCGCCGGACTGCTGCCCGCACTGGCCCTGGCCGCGCTGATCGCCTACTGCAACGCCACCTCCACCCTGCGGCTCGCGCTGCGCTACCCGACCTCCGGCGGCGCCTACGTCTACGGCCGGGAACGACTCGGCGCCCTCTGGGGCAACCTCGCGGGCTGGTGTTTCGTGCTCGGCAAGACGGCCAGCTGCGCGGCGATGGCGCTGACCGTCGGCCAGTACCTGTGGCCCGCCCACGCCCGGCCGGTGGCGGTGGCCGCGGTGCTCGGACTGACCGCGCTGAACTACTTCGGGGTGCAACGCGGCGCCAGGCTGGCCAGGGTGATCGTGGCGATCGTGCTGGTCTGCCTGGTGGCGCTGGGTGTGCTGGCCCTGACCACCGGCGCGCCCCAGGCCGAGCGGCTCGTCCCGCACAGCCCGACCGGGGTGCTGACCGCGGCGGCACTGCTGTTCTTCGCCTTCGCCGGCTACGCCCGGATCGCCACCCTCGGCGAGGAGGTCCGCGACCCGCGCCGCACCCTGACCCGCGCGGTGCCACTGGCCCTGGCCATCGCACTGGCCGTGTACACGCTGCTCGCGGTGGCCGCGCTGGCCACCGTCGGCGCCCAGGGCCTGGCCGCCTCCCCCGCCCCACTGCGCACCGTGCTGGAGATCACCCCACTGCGCGAGTACGGCTGGGTGATCTCCATCCTGGGCGCGATCGCCGCCCTCGGCGCCCTGCTCGCGCTGGTGCTCGGCGTCTCCCGCACCGCCTTCGCGATGGCCCGCGACGGGAACCTGCCGAGGCTGCTGGCGGCCGTGCACCCACGCCACCAGGTCCCGCACCGGGCCGAGGTGGTGGTCGGCCTGCTGGCCGCCACCGCGGCCGCCACGCTGGACCTGAGGCAGGCCATCGCCTTCTCCTCCTTCGGCGTGCTGCTCTACTACGCGGTGGCCAACGCGGCCGCGTGGACCCTGGAACCGGAGTTCCGGCCGGCCCGCTGGATCCCGATTGCCGGACTTGTCGGTTGTGTCCTGCTCGCCGGTGTGCTCATCTGGGGTGGTGGTGCGTGGTGA
- a CDS encoding MFS transporter: MFTLHALVFATWTPYIPLVKAKLALSDGQLGIALLGGPVGALLAILCTGALVSWLGSRKVMVITAIGYGLSAGLLGLADSLAGLFVALAVWGAFQGSLDVAMNAQAVLVERAYGRSVMSSFHACWSLGAAAGGAIGGLAIAFGLSLTTQMLLVGAVVLVFVPATTRLALDGDRSAKHERKEKGGVSFPLKDRKLLALGALMLAAVLCEGAAAEWSALYLKENLGTSPAFAGFAFSAFALSMFLGRAMGDRWVSRFGGRAVVGTLASVAVVVFTAALLIGHPWAALLGFATLGLGVACAVPVVFSSAAALPGRHAAQAIAAVSAAAWPGFLLGPPMIGGLAQAFTLPVALFVLPLLCVGVVVGARFTLRGKETPA; encoded by the coding sequence GTGTTCACCCTGCACGCACTGGTGTTCGCGACCTGGACGCCCTACATCCCGTTGGTCAAGGCCAAACTCGCGCTCAGCGACGGCCAGCTGGGCATCGCGCTGCTCGGCGGACCGGTGGGCGCGCTGCTGGCGATCCTGTGCACCGGGGCGCTGGTGTCCTGGCTGGGCAGTCGCAAGGTCATGGTGATCACCGCGATCGGCTACGGCCTGTCCGCGGGCCTGCTGGGCCTGGCGGACTCCCTGGCCGGGCTGTTCGTCGCGCTGGCGGTCTGGGGCGCGTTCCAGGGTTCCCTGGACGTGGCGATGAACGCGCAGGCGGTGCTGGTGGAACGGGCCTACGGCCGCTCGGTGATGTCCAGTTTCCACGCCTGCTGGAGCCTGGGCGCGGCCGCGGGCGGCGCGATCGGCGGTCTGGCCATCGCCTTCGGGCTGTCCCTGACCACGCAGATGCTGCTGGTCGGCGCGGTGGTGCTGGTCTTCGTCCCGGCCACCACCCGGCTGGCCCTGGACGGCGACCGCTCGGCCAAGCACGAACGCAAGGAGAAGGGCGGCGTCTCCTTCCCGCTCAAGGACCGCAAGCTGCTCGCCCTGGGCGCGCTCATGCTGGCCGCGGTGCTCTGCGAGGGCGCGGCGGCGGAGTGGTCGGCGCTGTACCTGAAGGAGAACCTGGGCACCTCGCCCGCCTTCGCCGGGTTCGCCTTCAGCGCCTTCGCCCTGAGCATGTTCCTGGGCCGGGCCATGGGTGACCGCTGGGTGAGCCGCTTCGGCGGCCGCGCGGTGGTCGGCACCCTGGCCTCGGTGGCCGTGGTGGTCTTCACCGCGGCGCTGCTCATCGGCCACCCGTGGGCCGCCCTGCTCGGCTTCGCCACCCTCGGCCTCGGCGTGGCCTGCGCCGTCCCGGTGGTCTTCAGCAGCGCGGCCGCCCTGCCCGGCCGCCACGCGGCCCAGGCCATCGCCGCGGTCTCGGCGGCGGCCTGGCCCGGCTTCCTGCTGGGCCCGCCGATGATCGGCGGCCTGGCCCAGGCCTTCACCCTGCCGGTGGCCTTGTTCGTGCTGCCGCTGCTGTGCGTGGGAGTGGTGGTGGGCGCCCGCTTCACCCTGCGAGGCAAGGAAACCCCCGCCTGA
- a CDS encoding DeoR/GlpR family DNA-binding transcription regulator: MESVQRHEMILTALRERSRVTVVELAELTQCSEMTIRRDLDVLERDGLLRRVRGAAVSMLAGEETPFAVRSRQHVDAKRRIGLAVAALLDDGESVVFDSGTTALEAARAAQHLRLTVLPLSLHIAAAFEHTEHVHQVLPGGDVRKPEQAFIGPLTEYALDRMRFDTLVLGCCGISGRDGVTAFDLAESQVKRAAVRASARVVAAVDASKLGRRAFARVCELGALDVLVTDTAAPADELDQLRKAGVEVHCV; the protein is encoded by the coding sequence GTGGAAAGTGTGCAGCGGCACGAAATGATCCTGACCGCGCTCCGGGAGCGCTCCCGGGTCACGGTAGTGGAGTTGGCCGAACTCACCCAGTGTTCGGAGATGACCATCCGCCGGGATCTCGACGTACTGGAGCGGGACGGGCTGTTGCGCCGGGTGCGCGGCGCCGCGGTGAGCATGCTGGCCGGTGAGGAGACGCCGTTCGCGGTGCGCAGCCGTCAGCACGTGGACGCCAAGCGCCGGATCGGACTGGCCGTGGCCGCGCTGCTCGACGACGGGGAGAGCGTGGTCTTCGACAGCGGCACCACCGCGCTGGAGGCGGCCAGGGCGGCGCAGCACCTGCGGCTGACCGTGCTGCCGCTGTCCCTGCACATCGCGGCGGCCTTCGAGCACACCGAGCACGTGCACCAGGTGCTGCCCGGCGGTGACGTGCGCAAACCCGAACAGGCCTTCATCGGGCCGCTCACCGAGTACGCGCTGGACCGGATGCGCTTCGACACCCTGGTGCTGGGCTGCTGCGGGATCAGCGGCCGGGACGGGGTGACCGCGTTCGACCTGGCCGAATCGCAGGTCAAGCGGGCCGCGGTGCGGGCATCGGCGCGGGTGGTGGCCGCGGTGGACGCCTCCAAGCTGGGGCGGCGGGCCTTCGCCAGGGTGTGCGAGCTGGGCGCGCTGGACGTGCTGGTGACCGACACCGCCGCGCCGGCGGACGAACTGGACCAACTACGCAAGGCTGGAGTGGAGGTGCACTGTGTCTGA
- a CDS encoding sugar isomerase domain-containing protein, with the protein MGYAATVHEHLQRVEEANTEAVAQVVGLLLDVVRADGLIHTAGAGHSLAAVAETFYRAGGLACVRPIYHPDLLPMHGARASTVAERRAGLAAETLGEKPFGPDDLLIVFSTSGVNPYPVELAKAAVAAGRPVVGVTSREASAAAPSRSGTTLAAESTVVLDNLVRVGDASYPADSPATAPLSSLANGFLWNLLLVGLQDAATAAGIRLPLWRSANMVGGDEANKDLMARYLPLVPVLE; encoded by the coding sequence ATGGGATACGCAGCCACCGTGCACGAGCACCTCCAGCGGGTGGAGGAGGCCAACACCGAGGCCGTGGCGCAGGTCGTCGGCCTGCTCCTGGACGTCGTGCGGGCCGACGGCCTGATCCACACCGCCGGTGCGGGGCACTCCCTGGCCGCGGTGGCCGAGACCTTCTACCGCGCGGGCGGCCTGGCCTGCGTGCGCCCGATCTACCACCCGGACCTGCTGCCCATGCACGGCGCGCGGGCCAGCACGGTGGCCGAGCGCCGCGCGGGCCTGGCCGCGGAGACCCTGGGCGAGAAGCCGTTCGGCCCGGACGACCTGCTGATCGTCTTCTCCACCAGCGGCGTCAACCCGTACCCGGTGGAGCTGGCCAAGGCCGCGGTCGCCGCGGGCCGCCCGGTGGTCGGGGTGACCTCCCGCGAGGCCAGCGCCGCCGCACCCAGCCGCTCCGGCACCACCCTGGCCGCCGAGTCCACCGTGGTGCTGGACAACCTGGTCCGGGTCGGCGACGCCAGCTACCCCGCCGACTCCCCCGCCACCGCCCCGCTGTCCTCGCTGGCCAACGGCTTCCTGTGGAACCTGCTGCTGGTCGGCCTGCAGGACGCGGCCACCGCGGCCGGGATCCGGTTGCCGTTGTGGCGCAGCGCGAACATGGTCGGCGGCGACGAGGCGAACAAGGACCTGATGGCCCGTTACCTGCCGCTGGTGCCGGTCCTGGAATAG
- a CDS encoding penicillin-binding transpeptidase domain-containing protein, whose translation MVSRRARNWLLTGGAVVTAAAAVAGVLAFWGPEAEQEKPGSSTPGRRPVLAAEAATGFLSAFGNNDIGSSAGLTDNRAAAEPVLKALRNPAQDTRPEMVTLRAKATPAPAPEQSELSVPFTARWLFGGGRVWEYEHTLPLRKENGSWAVRWAPEVLHPQFAAGRTLSMTTANADGELIGGDGKPVAGNDLSPQLLPTVRRALAGDLQGELSWALVLKEPDGKVTTTLAERKGKAANNAALTLLPQVQAAAQAAVNTQKSNPAMIVAIRSTGEILAIAQNPAADAKGLPALTGLYEPGSTFKVVTAAAVLQAGKADPGTVLPCPKEDVIKQRRVRNDDNFDLGEVPLSTAFAQSCNTTFARLAADLPTSTLPDAARQLGIGADFDVMGITTNTGSVPTPASPAAQVEASFGQGQVRTSPFGMALVSATVAAGGRRPVPILVRGQKTTVNGPGALLPANVANQLRTLMRGVVTNGTAKPLNGLGPVHGKTGTAQFGDGTQAHGWFTGFRNNIAFAVLIDNAGSSKPAVTMAAQFLKSHNA comes from the coding sequence GTGGTCAGCAGGCGTGCGCGGAACTGGTTACTCACCGGCGGGGCGGTGGTCACGGCGGCCGCCGCGGTCGCCGGGGTGCTGGCGTTCTGGGGTCCGGAGGCGGAGCAGGAGAAACCGGGCTCGTCCACACCGGGACGCAGGCCGGTGCTCGCCGCCGAGGCGGCCACCGGATTCCTCTCCGCCTTCGGCAACAACGACATCGGCAGCTCGGCCGGACTCACCGACAACCGCGCCGCGGCCGAACCGGTGCTCAAGGCACTGCGCAACCCGGCCCAGGACACCCGGCCGGAGATGGTCACCCTCAGGGCCAAGGCCACCCCGGCGCCCGCACCGGAGCAGTCCGAGTTGAGCGTGCCGTTCACCGCGCGCTGGCTCTTCGGCGGCGGGCGGGTCTGGGAGTACGAACACACGCTGCCGCTGCGCAAGGAGAACGGCAGCTGGGCGGTGCGCTGGGCCCCTGAGGTGCTGCACCCGCAGTTCGCCGCGGGCCGCACGCTGTCGATGACCACCGCCAACGCCGACGGCGAACTGATCGGCGGCGACGGCAAACCCGTTGCGGGCAACGACCTCTCACCCCAGCTCCTGCCCACCGTGCGCCGCGCGCTGGCCGGTGACCTGCAGGGCGAACTGAGCTGGGCCCTGGTGCTCAAGGAGCCCGACGGCAAGGTCACCACCACCCTCGCCGAACGCAAGGGCAAGGCGGCCAACAACGCCGCGCTCACCCTGCTACCCCAGGTCCAGGCCGCGGCCCAGGCGGCGGTGAACACCCAGAAATCCAACCCCGCCATGATCGTGGCCATCCGCTCCACCGGCGAGATCCTGGCCATCGCCCAGAACCCCGCCGCCGACGCCAAGGGCCTGCCCGCCCTGACCGGCCTGTACGAGCCAGGCTCCACGTTCAAGGTGGTCACCGCGGCGGCCGTCCTTCAGGCAGGCAAAGCCGACCCCGGCACCGTCCTGCCCTGCCCCAAGGAAGACGTGATCAAGCAACGCCGGGTCCGCAACGACGACAACTTCGACCTGGGCGAGGTCCCCCTGAGCACCGCCTTCGCCCAGTCCTGCAACACCACCTTCGCCCGCCTGGCCGCGGACCTGCCCACCAGCACCCTGCCCGATGCCGCCCGCCAGCTCGGCATCGGCGCGGACTTCGACGTCATGGGCATCACCACCAACACCGGCAGCGTGCCCACCCCCGCCTCCCCCGCCGCCCAGGTCGAGGCGAGCTTCGGCCAGGGCCAGGTCCGCACCAGCCCCTTCGGCATGGCCCTGGTATCCGCCACCGTCGCGGCAGGCGGCCGCAGGCCGGTCCCGATCCTGGTCCGCGGCCAGAAAACCACCGTCAATGGCCCCGGCGCCCTGCTCCCCGCCAACGTGGCCAACCAGCTGCGCACCCTGATGCGCGGCGTGGTCACCAACGGCACCGCCAAACCCCTCAACGGCCTCGGCCCGGTACACGGAAAAACCGGCACCGCCCAATTCGGCGACGGCACCCAGGCCCACGGCTGGTTCACCGGCTTCCGCAACAACATCGCCTTCGCCGTCCTGATCGACAACGCGGGCAGCTCCAAACCAGCCGTAACCATGGCCGCCCAATTCCTCAAGTCCCACAACGCCTAA